CAGGTCCTTCGGGGAATTCAGGCCGAAATAATCCATGAACGCCTTGGAAGTAGAATACAACAGTGGTTTCCCGGGTAGATCCTCACTACGCCCGGAGATCACGATCAGTTCTTTCTCCAGCAATTTAGTGATGGAATAATCCGTACTCACCCCGCGGATATGTTCAATCTCCCCTTTGGAGATAGGTTGTTTATAGGCAATGATCGCCAGTGTCTCCAGGGCGGCAGTAGACAAACGTTTGAGGAATTTCTCCCCGTTCAGCTGCGCTACCGTCTGGTAATAATCTTTCTTTGTCAGGAACTGAAACCCGCCACCACTCTCCCGTACACAGAATGCATAGAATTCAGAGTTGTATTTCTCCTGGATGGCCTCAATAGCCCCATCTACCTGTTCCTGCGTGGCGCGGTCTTCCAGAAACGCCAGGGCATTGTTAAGCAGCTCCAGGATGTCTGCGGCCGGTAAAGGCCTGTCTGCGGCAAAGATCAATGCTTCTACATGCGGAATGAGCTGAGAAATTTCCATGGCTGTATAATTGAAACAAAAATGTCAAAGGCCGAAAATAAGACCTTTGACATTTTTTCAGAAATATAAATATTATGCTGTTGATTACTTGTGTATAAGATCAACCCATCAAAGCGGCTGCACCACTCACAATCTCTGTCAGCTCTGTGGTAATGGCTGCCTGGCGGGCACGGTTGTATTCAATCTTCAGGCTCCGTAAGAGTTCGCCGGCATTTTCAGTGGCTTTATCCATGGCCGTCATCCGGGCACCATGTTCAGAAGCGTGACCATCCAGTACCGCTTTAAAGAACTGGGTGTTCAGGATCTTTGGCATCAGCTCAGCGATCAGTGTATCTTTCTCAGGTTCAAAGATATAATCCGCTTTCTGGGTGCTGGCGCCTTCCACTGTTTCCACTTTGGCGATAGGCAGGAACTGCTCTATTTTGAACCGCTGGGTAGCGGCATTCTTGAATTCGCTGTAAATAATGTCCACCGCATCGTACTCTCCGCTGATGAAACCTTCCATCGCTACGGCCGCAGCTGCTTTCACATTCTCAAAAGTGAGGTGGGAGAACAATTGCCAGTACTTATCGTTCACTTTATAGCCATTCTTGGTAAAATGCTCCCAGGCCTTTTTACCGATCGGCAGGATCTCTACCTGGCCTTTGGCATACTGGGTGGCATATTTTTCACGGATAGCCTGTTTGGTCAGCTTAATAACGTTGGAGTTGTAAGCCCCGCACAATCCCCTGTCTGATGTAATAGCCACCAGCAGTACTTTTTCTACCTGGCGGTTAGCCGCCAGTGCCAGATCAATATCCCCTTCAGAACTGCTCACAATGTTCTGGAGCATTTCCTGCAGCTTTACGGCATAAGGACGCATTTGAAGAATGGCATCCTGCGCGCGGCGCAACTTGGCAGCACTCACCATTTTCATGGCTTTAGTGATCTGCTGGGTAGACTGGATGGATTTAATACGGTTACGAACTTCTTTAAGCTGTCCAGACATATATTTTAAAAGATTTATATAGGAGAACAATATCCCCCCATTTTCGGCTGCAAAGGTAAGTAATGAGGGTATAAATCAGAAATTCCGCCGGAGATATTTCTCCTGATTCTGGTCAGTATTTTAAGGTGTAAATAATAAGATTTCTATTATCTTGGTGCCGGAAATCATGCAAAGAGCGCTTATACCAATGAATTTTAGATGAACATTCGCCGGTACTGACACTTTTTTGACGAAACTGCCCGAAAATAAGATTCTTGCATTCGATTGCAAATATTGTTGGGAATTTTCTATCTTGGCCGCTGTCCAGGGCTTCTTCTTATGTCTTTGGAGCCACGTTTCGGGTACCGTGCGCAAATCGGTCAGATTAAATAACTAAAAGCGTCAATGCAAAGGCCCGGATTGCATTCGGCAGCTTTTCTGATACAAACAAAAAATTCCATGAAAAAGTATATCCTGTTAGGTTGCGGATTACTATGGATGTCAGCCTCTTTCGCGCAGAATGGCAAATGGCAGAACCTCTTTAACGGCAAAGACCTGAAAGGCTGGAAACAGCTGAATGGCAAAGCTACTTATGAAGTTAAAAACGGAGAGATCATCGGCACCACCGTGATCGCTGAACCAAATTCATTCCTGGCAACAGAAAAGGATTATGGTGATTTTATTTTTGAAGTGGAATATAAACTGGATAAGGATTTTAATTCCGGCATCCAGTTCCGCAGTCAGAGTAAATCTGATTATCAGAATGGCCGGGTTTTTGGATACCAGATGGAAGTTGATCCTTCTGAACGCCGTTGGAGTGGTGGAGTATATGAAGAAGGCCGCCGTGGCTGGTTATATCCCCTGGATCTCAACCCGGTTGCACAAAAAGCCTATAAAGCAAACACCTGGAATAAATACCGTATCGAATGCCGCGGTTCTGAAATACGCACCTTTATCAATGGTGTTCCTGCCGCACACGTAATTGATCCGGAATTACCTTCAGGCTTCATTGCTCTACAGGTACACGGTATCGGCAAAAAACAGGAAGATGTAGGTAAAACGATCCGCTGGAAGAACATCCGCATTATCGAAAACCCTGCAGCCTCTCAATATTCTCCCTATGACGATGTGTATGTGGTGAATAATATTCCGAACACTCTTTCAGAACAGGAGAAACGCCAGGGCATCCGTTTACTGTGGGACGGTTCTACCACCAAAGGCTGGAGAGGCGCTTACAAACCTGCTTTCCCTGCAAAAGGCTGGGAAATAAAAGATGGTACCCTGAGCGTATTGTCTTCAGATGGAAAGGAATCTACCAATGGCGGAGATATTGTTACGGATGAAGAATTTGCTGCTTTTGACCTGGAGTTTGATTTCAAACTCACAGAAGGTGCTAACAGCGGTGTGAAATATTTTGTAACGGAATCAGAAAAGAACGCCGGTTCTGCAATAGGCCTGGAATACCAGGTGCTGGATGACGACAAACATCCGGATGCTAAACTGGGCGCTGCCGGCAATCGTAAATTAGGTTCTTTATATGACCTGATCCCGGCTTACAAATTTGGTAATTCCCACAAAAAGATCGGCGAATGGAATCATGGCCGTGTGGTAGTGTATCCTGATAACCGCGTGGAACATTGGCTGAATGGCCATAAAGTAGTCAGCTACGTGAGAGGAGATAATATTTACAAAGCACTTGTTGCCCGCAGCAAGTATGAAAAATACCCCGACTTCGGGGTAGCACCAAAAGGACATATCCTCCTGCAGGATCACGGTAACAACGTGAGCTACCGCAGTGTTAAGATAAAGATTCTGAAATAGTCAGCGACTATTTCATTGTTCACTGTTTTTCAACCGACATCCCGACTCTTCGGGATGTCCTTATTTTACAGCAATCCCAAATGCTGCAAAATAATATCGTGAACATCAGTGGCTATCACACCTGCTTTAACGGGCTGTGTACTGATCAGTACCGGATGGTCTTTTGCATCCGCCGTTATTCTTCCATGGGAACCTTTGATGAGCGTGGCATCCAGCGGGATCACATTCATCAGGTAACGGAATCCTAATTTCTTCCTTAATACTTTCCCGATCACTTTCATCTTCACAAAAGGATCAGCAGGGTTCAGGAACATTTCCACGGGATCGTATCCCGGCTTACGGTGTATATCTACAATACGGGCAAAATCAGGTGCTTTCGCATCATCCTGCCAGTAATAATAAGTGAACCAGCTTTTAGCATCTGCCACCAGCACAAATTCTCCGCTACGTTCATGATGCAGATGATATTTACGTTTTCCCTCCCTGTCCAACACCAGTTCAACACCCGGTACGTTCTCTACCAGTTCCCGTACTTTTTTATAACAGGAAGGATCGTTCACATATACATGTGCTATCTGATGATCTGCTACCACAAATGCTTTGGACGCCCCTGCATCCAGCAGTTCCAGCCCTCTTTCTTCCCGGATAGCCAGTAAACCATGTTCCCTGAAAAGACGGTTCAGGTGAATAGGATGGTCTACATCCGTGATACCATATTCTGATAAAAGGATGATCTCGCAACCTTTGCTTTCATAATAGGTCACCAGTTGCTGGCATACTTTATCTATAGCCTGTAGTTCAGGTGTTATCTTCGTGTAGTTATGCCCGTATTTCTGTAAACAATAATCAAGATGCGGTAAATAGATCAGCGTAAGATTTGGATCATGCCATTTATCTGTGAGTATGGATGCATCTGCGATCCATTGTGTAGAGCGGATATTCGCTCCCGGCCCCCAGAACTGGAAAAGCGGAAACTGCCCCAGTTC
This DNA window, taken from Chitinophaga niabensis, encodes the following:
- the atpG gene encoding ATP synthase F1 subunit gamma, translated to MSGQLKEVRNRIKSIQSTQQITKAMKMVSAAKLRRAQDAILQMRPYAVKLQEMLQNIVSSSEGDIDLALAANRQVEKVLLVAITSDRGLCGAYNSNVIKLTKQAIREKYATQYAKGQVEILPIGKKAWEHFTKNGYKVNDKYWQLFSHLTFENVKAAAAVAMEGFISGEYDAVDIIYSEFKNAATQRFKIEQFLPIAKVETVEGASTQKADYIFEPEKDTLIAELMPKILNTQFFKAVLDGHASEHGARMTAMDKATENAGELLRSLKIEYNRARQAAITTELTEIVSGAAALMG
- a CDS encoding 3-keto-disaccharide hydrolase, yielding MKKYILLGCGLLWMSASFAQNGKWQNLFNGKDLKGWKQLNGKATYEVKNGEIIGTTVIAEPNSFLATEKDYGDFIFEVEYKLDKDFNSGIQFRSQSKSDYQNGRVFGYQMEVDPSERRWSGGVYEEGRRGWLYPLDLNPVAQKAYKANTWNKYRIECRGSEIRTFINGVPAAHVIDPELPSGFIALQVHGIGKKQEDVGKTIRWKNIRIIENPAASQYSPYDDVYVVNNIPNTLSEQEKRQGIRLLWDGSTTKGWRGAYKPAFPAKGWEIKDGTLSVLSSDGKESTNGGDIVTDEEFAAFDLEFDFKLTEGANSGVKYFVTESEKNAGSAIGLEYQVLDDDKHPDAKLGAAGNRKLGSLYDLIPAYKFGNSHKKIGEWNHGRVVVYPDNRVEHWLNGHKVVSYVRGDNIYKALVARSKYEKYPDFGVAPKGHILLQDHGNNVSYRSVKIKILK
- a CDS encoding alkaline phosphatase family protein, which gives rise to MKKTVVIDVVGLSSSLIGAHTPFLAAYAKKHHHTSIFPMLPAVTTAVQSTYVTGEWPSEHGIVGNGWYDREDSEVKFWKQSNKLVHGEKVWERARQLHPGFTCSKMFWWYNMYSSADFSVTPRPQYLSDGRKMPDCYSHPASLRDELQKELGQFPLFQFWGPGANIRSTQWIADASILTDKWHDPNLTLIYLPHLDYCLQKYGHNYTKITPELQAIDKVCQQLVTYYESKGCEIILLSEYGITDVDHPIHLNRLFREHGLLAIREERGLELLDAGASKAFVVADHQIAHVYVNDPSCYKKVRELVENVPGVELVLDREGKRKYHLHHERSGEFVLVADAKSWFTYYYWQDDAKAPDFARIVDIHRKPGYDPVEMFLNPADPFVKMKVIGKVLRKKLGFRYLMNVIPLDATLIKGSHGRITADAKDHPVLISTQPVKAGVIATDVHDIILQHLGLL